The Fusarium graminearum PH-1 chromosome 2, whole genome shotgun sequence genome includes a region encoding these proteins:
- a CDS encoding pre-mRNA-splicing factor slt-11: MQHNLYATRANGRKKRTNICLTCARLKNCCQCCMLDLSFGLPIVVRDAALKMVAPGPQSDINREYFAQNNEQLIEEGKVGQEEYEKTDEKARELLRRLANSKPYFRKGRTIEEGESSKSGSAAVGAGLGGPGPIRTRDSKAAAAAGAKPGGKGRQVFPSAAQLPPSPRDWQPPADKSIMSLFVTGIEDDLPEYKLRDFFKAHGKIKSLVCSHMSHCAFVNYETREAAEKAAEACQGRAVIAGCPLRVRWGQPKAIGTMDKDQRSQMLRDARQRQGGSQGQGSRAAEGTGESTNRPAALPAPVAAPPGASDTPAYAALSGD, translated from the exons ATGCAGCATAATCTCTA CGCCACGCGCGCCAACGGTCGCAAGAAGCGAACCAACATTTGCCTAACCTGCGCGAGGCTCAAGAACTGCTGCCAATGTTGCATGCTCGATCTCTCCTTTGGCCTTCCCATCGTCGTACGCGATGCCGCTCTTAAGATGGTCGCCCCCGGCCCTCAGTCCGACATCAACCGAGAATACTTTGCTCAAAATAACGAACAATTGATCGAGGAGGGAAAGGTCGGACAAGAGGAATACGAAAAGACAGACGAGAAGGCGCGTGAGCTGCTACGAAGACTCGCCAACAGCAAACCCTATTTCCGCAAAGGAAGGACTATTGAGGAGGGTGAAAGCTCTAAGAGCGGAAGCGCAGCTGTTGGCGCTGGCCTCGGCGGACCTGGCCCTATTCGAACGCGAGATTCCAAGGCTGCCGCAGCAGCGGGAGCTAAACCCGGTGGTAAGGGTCGCCAGGTGTTCCCAAGTGCTGCCCAGTTGCCTCCGAGTCCACGCGACTGGCAACCTCCCGCCGACAAGAGTATTATGTCGCTTTTTGTGACTGGTATCGAGGACGACCTACCCGAGTACAAGCTTAGGGATTTCTTCAAGGCACacggcaagatcaagagcttAGTCTGCTCACACATGTCACATTGTGCCTTTGTCAACTACGAAACTCGAGAGGCGGCCGAGAAAGCCGCGGAGGCATGTCAGGGTCGAGCTGTGATTGCTGGATGTCCGCTGCGGGTTCGATGGGGACAACCGAAGGCAATTGGTACTATGGATAAAGACCAAAGAAGTCAGATGCTGCGTGACGCCAGACAGCGCCAGGgaggttctcaaggtcaaggctcaCGAGCAGCGGAGGGCACTGGCGAGTCTACTAACCGGCCTGCGGCTCTCCCTGCCCCTGTGGCAGCACCTCCTGGAGCTTCTGATACCCCTGCCTACGCTGCTCTTTCCGGAGACTAG
- a CDS encoding sterol 24-C-methyltransferase, whose protein sequence is MVASSNTGLEREDHQRDADFNKAMHGSSAQARGGVAAMFRKGGAAKQAAVDEYFKHWDNKPAENETPEERAARQAEYATLTRHYYNLATDLYEYGWGQSFHFCRFSQGEPFYQAIARHEHYLAHQIGIKDGMKVLDVGCGVGGPAREIAKFTGAHITGLNNNNYQIERATHYAFKEGLSNQLEFVKGDFMQMSFPDNSFDAVYAIEATVHAPTLKGIYSEIFRVLKPGGVFGVYEWLMTDEYDNDNLRHREIRLGIEQGDGISNMCKVSEGIAAIHDSGFEMLHHEDLADRPDALPWYWPLAGELRYVQTVGDFFTIVRMTTWGRTIAHGLAGLLETFKLAPAGTKKTADSLALAADCLVAGGRDKLFTPMYLMVARKPAA, encoded by the exons ATGGTTGCCTCATCGAACACCGGCCTCGAGCGCGAGGATCACCAGCGCGATGCCGacttcaacaaggccatgcACGGCTCCTCAGCCCAGGCTCGAGGTGGtgttgctgccatgttcCGCAAGGGCGGTGCTGCTAagcaggctgctgttgatgagtaCTTCAAGCACTGGGATAACAAGCCCGCAGAGAACGAGACTCCTGAGGAGCGAGCT GCCCGTCAAGCCGAGTATGCTACTTTGACCCGACA CTACTACAACCTTGCTACCGATCTCTACGAATACGGATGGGGCCAGTCCTTCCACTTCTGCCGATTCTCCCAAGGCGAGCCCTTTTACCAGGCCATTGCCCGTCATGAGCACTACCTTGCCCACCAGATCGGTATCAAGGACGGCATGaaggttcttgatgtcggTTGCGGTGTGGGTGGTCCCGCCCGTGAGATCGCCAAGTTCACAGGTGCTCATATTACCGGCctgaacaacaacaactacCAGATCGAGCGAGCTACCCACTACGCCTTCAAGGAGGGTCTGTCCAACCAGCTTGAGTTTGTCAAGGGTGATTTCATG CAAATGTCTTTCCCCGACAACAGCTTCGATGCCGTTTATGCCATTGAGGCCACCGTTCACGCTCCCACTCTCAAGGGCATCTACAGCGAGATTTTCCGTGTTCTTAAGCCCGGTGGTGTCTTCGGTGTGTACGAGTGGCTCATGACTGACGAGTacgacaacgacaacctCCGCCACCGTGAGATTCGATTGGGTATCGAACAGGGTGATGGTATTTCCAACATGTGCAAGGTCTCTGAGGGTATCGCTGCCATCCACGACTCTGGCTTCGAAATGCTCCACCACGAGGATCTTGCGGATCGCCCCGACGCCCTTCCCTGGTACTGGCCTCTGGCTGGTGAGCTCCGCTACGTCCAGACTGTCGGTGACTTCTTCACCATTGTGCGCATGACCACTTGGGGTCGAACCATCGCCCACGGTCTGGCTGGTCTCCTCGAGACCTTCAAGCTTGCCCCTGCCGGAACCAAGAAGACTGCTGACAGCTTGGCTCTTGCTGCCGACTGTCTGGTCGCTGGTGGCCGGGACAAGCTCTTCACCCCCATGTACCTCATGGTGGCTCGCAAGCCTGCTGCGTAA
- a CDS encoding pyruvate dehydrogenase E1 component subunit beta — MSRILRPAARLAASTRAIRAPVAPSVAQSAISRAALARPVVFGSAQTRSYADNSSGVKEYTVRDALNEALAEELDQNEKVFILGEEVAQYNGAYKVTKGLLDRFGDKRVIDTPITESGFCGLAVGAALSGLHPVCEFMTFNFAMQAIDQVINSAAKTLYMSGGIQPCNITFRGPNGFAAGVAAQHSQDYSAWYGSIPGLKVVSPWSAEDAKGLLKAAIRDPNPVVVLENELMYGQSFPMSEAAQKDDFVIPFGKAKIERSGKDLTIVSLSRTVGQSLIAAENLKKKYGVEAEVINLRSIKPLDVETIIQSVKKTHRLLSVESGYPAFGVGSEILALTMEYGFDYLDAPAARVTGAEVPTPYAQKLEEMSFPTEKLIEDYAAKVLRL; from the exons ATGTCTCGCATTCTTCGACCCGCAGCTCGCCTCGCTGCTTCGACTCGAGCTATCCGCGCTCCCGTTGCTCCTTCGGTTGCTCAGTCTGCCATCTCCCGCGCTGCTCTTGCGCGACCCGTTGTTTTCGGTTCCGCCCAGACCCGATCCTACGCCGACAACAGCTCCGGCGTCAAGGAGTACACCGTCCGAGATGCGCTCAATGAGGCTCTCGCTGAGGAGCTCGACCAGAACGAGAAAGTTTTCATCCTCGGAGAAGAGGTTGCCCAATACAACGGTGCCTACAAGGTGACCAAGGGTCTCCTCGACCGCTTCGGCGACAAGCGTGTCATCGACACTCCCATCACCGAGTCCGGTTTCTGTGGTCTCGCCGTCGGTGCTGCCCTCAGTGGTCTTCACCCCGTT TGTGAGTTTATGaccttcaactttgccatgCAGGCTATCGATCAGGTTATCAACTCTGCTGCCAAGACCCTCTACATGTCTGGTGGCATCCAGCCCTGTAACATCACATTCCGTGGTCCCAACGgttttgctgctggtgttgctgctcAGCACTCCCAGGACTACTCCGCCTGGTACGGCAGCATTCCCGGTCTCAAGGTCGTTTCTCCCTGGAGCGCCGAGGATGCCAAGGGTCTCTTGAAGGCCGCCATCCGTGACCCTAACCCTGtcgttgttctcgagaacGAGTTGATGTATGGTCAGAGCTTCCCCATGTCCGAGGCTGCCCAGAAGGACGACTTCGTTATTCCCTtcggcaaggccaagattgagCGATCCGGCAAGGACTTGACCATCGTGTCCCTCAGCCGCACTGTCGGCCAGTCTTTGATTGCCGCTGagaacctcaagaagaagtacggCGTTGAGGCCGAGGTTATCAACCTGCGATCCATCAAGcctcttgatgttgagaccATCATCCAGTCCGTTAAGAAGACACACCGTCTTCTATCCGTCGAGTCTGGCTACCCTGCCTTCGGTGTCGGATCCGAGATCCTTGCCCTGACAATGGAGTACGGTTTCGACTATCTCGATGCCCCCGCTGCTCGAGTCACTGGCGCTGAGGTCCCTACTCCTTATGCTcagaagctcgaggagatgtCCTTCCCTACTGAGAAGTTGATTGAGGACTACGCTGCCAAGGTCCTTCGCCTgtaa